TAGACATTAATCATAAAGCATGCAAATGCACCATGAAAAGTACATGAAATGGCAAATAAAATTGATTACCATAGAACAGTCTTTGTGGCTCACTGCCCACTCCACTGGGTAACATAGGACTAGCTGACTGCAGATGGTGCGGTGGGGGGCTGGAGCTGGAGGTTTGTGTGCCTCTgtcacactgttccccatggttaaACGACGATCCGTAGGAGTGTGCTTGGGGGAACAGCCGGGATCGGGCTGGGTTCCAAGTGGGCGGGCAGCTGCCACTGGCATCACTGTACCCACTGTCAGGGGCTTTCAAGTCATGGTCAAACACTTCATCATCGGTGTCAAGTTCCTCAGGCTCACACAGATCCATGTCATTCAAGCCTGGTTTTAAAGTTTGTACTTTGGGGAAGTTCGCCCAGAAACAGAATCTGTGGATGGTTCCTAAGATTAGAACAAAAAGACTCATAAAAGTAACAGGATAAACACACCATGTACCAGTGCACTGTTTGGTGATTTTAGGTTTCCATTGGGGGCATCTGCTCGGTGAGCCTGCCCAGGTTAGTAATCCTTTGGTAGGCTCATCGAAATCAATGAGAAGAAATAAGAACTCCACAGAATAGAAATAGACATCAAGTTTCAAGTTCAACTTCATTGTTACATATACCGAGATTTAGCAAGAACATTCATTTTGCGAGGAGGCCAGCTGGTCAACTCATACATAGCACAGCAGTAAAAATATATTGGAGCTACAGAGTTACAAAGAGATCAATTAGAACAGAGaaaaaagaacatttacttttaaaaaaattttgatttAATTCAGTTGGTTtcaatgcatttaattttttttgtatatgtaCATTTTTCAAATTTTAGATTGAAAATGTTTTATTAGTTCCAACATTTTTGTCTTTCTTATGTCCCT
Above is a genomic segment from Narcine bancroftii isolate sNarBan1 chromosome 2, sNarBan1.hap1, whole genome shotgun sequence containing:
- the LOC138753754 gene encoding bcl-2-modifying factor-like isoform X2; amino-acid sequence: MDLCEPEELDTDDEVFDHDLKAPDSGYSDASGSCPPTWNPARSRLFPQAHSYGSSFNHGEQCDRGTQTSSSSPPPHHLQSASPMLPSGVGSEPQRLFYGNAGYLLHFAEVFEVPRNDHAGGFQMDLLPEERVEVRIGQKLQRIGDEFHSSYMERRNRNENHADQPFWWRLLVLVFALIFDPDENAEAAGQR
- the LOC138753754 gene encoding bcl-2-modifying factor-like isoform X4 — its product is MDLCEPEELDTDDEVFDHDLKAPDSGYSDASGSCPPTWNPARSRLFPQAHSYGSSFNHGEQCDRGTQTSSSSPPPHHLQSASPMLPSGVGSEPQRLFYGNAGYLLHFAEVFEVPRNDHAGGFQMDLLPEERVEVRIGQKLQRIGDEFHSSYMERSFECTGNQWKTGPPPAG
- the LOC138753754 gene encoding bcl-2-modifying factor-like isoform X3; the protein is MDLCEPEELDTDDEVFDHDLKAPDSGYSDASGSCPPTWNPARSRLFPQAHSYGSSFNHGEQCDRGTQTSSSSPPPHHLQSASPMLPSGVGSEPQRLFYGNAGYLLHFAEVFEVPRNDHAGGFQMDLLPEERVEVRIGQKLQRIGDEFHSSYMERIPSRQLSKKFVVTWSSLCFCICD